Proteins found in one Corynebacterium freneyi genomic segment:
- a CDS encoding aldose 1-epimerase family protein, translating to MATTASAGTPKRPRHGHPFIEISAGRYRADISAFGGGPRLLEYDGRPLLVDYPRGEFPPLNAGTMLAPWPNRVADGVFIHDGVVHRLEITEPGRSNAIHGFVDDRVWNFVEAGDDHVTLAIDVDPQPGWQWPMRFTVRWSVDADDGLRAAVTAENRGETACPFGFGFHPYLSAAGADVADCILSVDVEANLPLEPARNLPAGPMIPADAVVPGLSDGIATSGLWLDHCFNSPAADARARLIGPDGHGVELWADDHFRWFQIFTADPARREGFPRVGRAVAVEPMTCPPDALRSGRDLIRIDAGEKIELAMGLRAVTTSTS from the coding sequence ATGGCCACCACCGCAAGCGCAGGGACGCCGAAGCGCCCGCGTCACGGGCATCCGTTCATCGAGATTTCGGCGGGACGGTACCGCGCCGACATCTCCGCCTTCGGCGGCGGCCCCCGCTTGCTCGAATACGACGGCCGCCCTCTGCTGGTCGACTACCCGCGCGGCGAATTCCCGCCCCTGAACGCCGGGACGATGCTGGCGCCGTGGCCCAACCGGGTCGCCGACGGCGTTTTCATCCACGACGGCGTCGTCCACCGTCTGGAAATCACGGAGCCCGGCCGCTCCAACGCCATCCACGGTTTCGTCGACGACCGCGTCTGGAACTTCGTCGAAGCAGGCGACGACCACGTCACCCTGGCCATTGACGTCGACCCGCAGCCCGGCTGGCAATGGCCGATGCGCTTCACGGTGCGCTGGAGCGTCGACGCCGACGACGGCCTGCGCGCCGCCGTCACCGCCGAAAACCGCGGCGAGACCGCCTGCCCCTTCGGCTTCGGCTTCCACCCCTACCTCAGCGCCGCCGGTGCGGACGTCGCCGACTGCATCCTGTCCGTCGACGTCGAGGCCAACCTCCCGCTCGAGCCCGCCCGCAACCTGCCCGCCGGTCCCATGATCCCCGCCGACGCCGTCGTCCCCGGCCTGTCCGACGGCATCGCCACCTCCGGCCTGTGGCTCGACCACTGCTTCAACTCACCGGCCGCCGACGCCCGCGCACGCCTCATCGGCCCCGACGGGCACGGCGTCGAACTGTGGGCCGACGACCACTTCCGGTGGTTCCAGATCTTCACCGCCGACCCCGCCCGCCGCGAAGGATTCCCCCGCGTCGGCCGCGCGGTGGCGGTCGAACCCATGACCTGTCCACCCGACGCGCTGAGATCCGGTCGCGACCTCATCCGCATCGACGCCGGCGAAAAGATCGAACTGGCCATGGGCTTGCGTGCCGTGACCACATCGACGTCGTAA
- a CDS encoding sodium:solute symporter family protein: MIQAEAALRLDASWVDYLLVALYFAFVLGIGWAARSKVSSSIDFFLSGRSLPAWVTGLAFISANLGAVEIVGMSANGVQYGFQTMHYFWIGAIPAMVFLGIVMMPFYYGSKVRSVPEFMLRRFGPGAHLVNAISFAVAQLLIAGINLLLLAKVVNSLLGWPLWVTLIVAAVIVLSYITLGGLSAAIYNEVLQFFVIIAALLPLTLIGLHNVGGWSGLKASIAAESHFHTWPGTDISGFDNPVVSVIGLTFGLGFVLSFGYWTTNFVEVQRSMAADSLSAARKTPIIGAFPKMFVPFIVVAPGMIAAATVTPIMNQTAAPNDAILYLMRDLLPNGLLGVAIAGLLAAFMAGMAANISAFNTVISYDICQAYLIKDRDDDFYLKFGRWATVAAAVIAVFTALIANNFGNVMDYLQTLFGFFNAPLFATFILGMFWKRMTPTAGWVGLVMGTLSAIVYWYISTFTGVEAAVFNLPGQGTAFVAASVAFVVDIVLSIVVSLVTTPKPDHELVGFVKSVTPKENLTDANEAALPWYQRTVPLGILCLAMVIVLNIVFA, from the coding sequence GTGATTCAGGCTGAAGCCGCACTCCGGCTGGACGCGAGCTGGGTCGATTACCTGCTCGTCGCCCTCTACTTCGCATTCGTTCTGGGCATCGGCTGGGCCGCCCGGTCCAAGGTGTCCTCGTCCATCGACTTCTTCCTCTCCGGCCGCTCGCTGCCGGCGTGGGTGACGGGCCTGGCGTTCATCTCCGCCAACCTCGGCGCCGTCGAAATCGTCGGCATGTCCGCCAACGGCGTCCAATACGGATTCCAGACCATGCACTACTTCTGGATCGGCGCGATCCCCGCCATGGTCTTCCTCGGCATCGTCATGATGCCCTTCTACTACGGCTCGAAGGTCCGCTCCGTCCCCGAATTCATGCTGCGGCGCTTCGGCCCCGGCGCACACCTGGTCAACGCAATCTCCTTCGCCGTCGCCCAGCTGCTCATCGCCGGCATCAACCTGCTGCTGCTGGCGAAAGTCGTCAACTCCCTGCTCGGCTGGCCCCTGTGGGTGACCCTCATCGTCGCCGCCGTCATCGTCCTGTCCTACATCACCCTCGGCGGCCTGTCCGCGGCGATCTACAACGAAGTCCTGCAGTTCTTCGTCATCATCGCCGCCCTGCTGCCGCTGACCCTCATCGGCCTGCACAACGTCGGCGGCTGGAGCGGACTCAAAGCCTCCATCGCCGCCGAATCGCACTTCCACACCTGGCCCGGCACCGACATCTCCGGCTTCGACAACCCCGTCGTCTCCGTCATCGGCCTGACCTTCGGCCTCGGCTTCGTGCTGTCCTTCGGCTACTGGACCACCAACTTCGTCGAAGTCCAGCGCTCCATGGCCGCCGACTCGCTGTCCGCGGCCCGCAAGACCCCCATCATCGGCGCCTTCCCGAAGATGTTCGTCCCCTTCATCGTCGTCGCCCCCGGCATGATCGCCGCCGCGACGGTCACGCCGATCATGAACCAGACCGCCGCGCCGAACGACGCCATCCTGTACCTGATGCGCGACCTGCTGCCCAACGGCCTGCTCGGCGTCGCCATCGCCGGCCTGCTCGCCGCCTTCATGGCCGGCATGGCCGCCAACATCTCCGCGTTCAACACGGTGATCAGCTACGACATTTGCCAGGCGTACCTCATCAAGGACCGCGACGACGACTTCTACCTGAAGTTCGGTCGCTGGGCCACCGTCGCCGCCGCCGTCATCGCGGTGTTCACCGCCCTGATCGCCAACAACTTCGGCAACGTCATGGACTACCTCCAGACGCTGTTCGGCTTCTTCAACGCGCCGCTGTTCGCCACCTTCATCCTCGGCATGTTCTGGAAGCGCATGACGCCCACCGCCGGTTGGGTGGGCCTGGTCATGGGTACCCTGTCGGCGATCGTCTACTGGTACATCTCCACCTTCACCGGCGTGGAGGCCGCCGTGTTCAACCTGCCGGGCCAGGGCACCGCGTTCGTCGCCGCGTCCGTCGCCTTCGTGGTCGACATCGTGCTGTCCATCGTCGTCTCCCTGGTCACCACCCCGAAGCCGGACCATGAGCTGGTCGGATTCGTGAAGTCGGTGACCCCGAAGGAGAACCTCACCGACGCCAACGAAGCCGCGCTGCCGTGGTACCAGCGCACCGTGCCGCTGGGCATCCTGTGCCTGGCCATGGTCATCGTCCTCAACATCGTGTTCGCCTAG
- a CDS encoding cell wall anchor protein: MNATPEKNASSEKKAAGAFDVRNIIGMLLGIYGIVLLLSALLLDPGINPDTGLPKDASYNTWTGLALVLAAAVFLTWAKLRPIIVPADPETPADVAKEA; this comes from the coding sequence ATGAACGCAACACCCGAGAAGAACGCATCGTCCGAGAAGAAGGCCGCCGGTGCCTTCGACGTCCGAAACATCATCGGCATGCTGCTGGGCATTTACGGCATCGTGCTGCTGCTGTCGGCGTTGCTGCTGGATCCGGGCATCAACCCGGACACGGGCCTGCCGAAGGACGCCTCCTACAACACCTGGACCGGGTTGGCCCTCGTCTTGGCCGCCGCGGTGTTCCTCACCTGGGCGAAGCTGCGGCCGATCATCGTGCCGGCCGACCCCGAGACCCCCGCCGATGTCGCGAAGGAGGCGTAG
- the galK gene encoding galactokinase, producing MTLADGRELIYFDDEPDYVEGRRTRKTVDERRLPEAVTESELRRDPLTGEWNVYAAHRMNRTFMPPANENPLAPTKPGELPTEIPADDYDVVVFENRFPSLSMHMEVPEDFAVEVDGEGLFPRRPALARCEVVCFTPDVTSSFRDLPYHRARTVVEAWAHRTRELSEIDGVRLVFPFENRGKEIGVTLQHPHGQIYSYPYLPARAAAIADQSKKHREQTGRSLFDDVLAAEKRSGRRIVAEGEHFTAFVPAAAKWPVEVMLMANRDVPDFAALTDVEKDELTRMYLDLLGRMDRFFEGVERTPYIASWNQAPVGEDREHGRLHLQLYSMMRSPGRMKFLAGSESGQGAWISDTTPERIADRFREIGGARWSPTRDDATGAADATALFTRAFGTAPAGVWAAPGRVNLIGEHVDYAGGICLPFALSQRTWVAVAPRDDGRYRLVSSMGGDDPQIVEVGVDEVGPGKPKNWTGYVVGAIWAQQQAGLLPKDLGGFDIAVTSDVPIGGGLSSSAALECSAALAAYELTVGPIGAPGEEKGSEVRAALVAACISAENDVVGASTGGLDQRISLFGQAGNALAIDYADDSAVQVPCDLPAHDLAILVIDTKAPHFLADGQYASRRGVIDAVTEGLGAASLRDVDDAETAAAEWARKNVPNGADAREWERVVVKRVRHVVSEIERTATAIEQLKAGDMASFGESMCASHASLRDDYEVTCPELDLAVDTAMEHGAVGARMTGGGFGGSAIALVDAAQVRPVADAIAGAFSDAGFRPPEFLVAVPSDGAEKIA from the coding sequence ATGACGCTTGCCGACGGCCGCGAGCTCATTTACTTCGACGACGAACCCGATTACGTCGAGGGCCGTCGCACGCGCAAGACCGTCGACGAGCGTCGGTTGCCGGAGGCGGTGACGGAGTCCGAGCTGCGCCGCGATCCGCTCACCGGCGAGTGGAACGTCTACGCCGCGCACCGCATGAACCGGACGTTCATGCCGCCGGCGAACGAAAATCCGCTTGCGCCGACGAAGCCGGGGGAGTTGCCGACGGAGATCCCGGCCGACGACTACGACGTCGTGGTGTTCGAGAATCGGTTCCCGTCGTTGTCGATGCACATGGAGGTGCCGGAGGATTTCGCGGTCGAGGTCGACGGCGAGGGCCTGTTCCCGCGTCGTCCGGCGCTGGCCCGGTGCGAGGTCGTGTGCTTCACCCCGGACGTGACCTCGTCGTTCCGCGATCTTCCGTATCACCGTGCGCGCACCGTGGTGGAGGCGTGGGCGCACCGCACGCGTGAACTGTCGGAGATCGATGGCGTGCGTCTGGTGTTCCCGTTCGAGAATCGCGGCAAGGAGATCGGCGTCACCCTGCAACACCCGCACGGGCAGATCTACTCCTACCCGTACCTGCCGGCGCGGGCCGCGGCGATCGCGGACCAGAGCAAGAAGCATCGCGAGCAGACGGGTCGTTCGCTTTTCGACGACGTCCTGGCGGCCGAGAAGCGGTCGGGCAGGAGGATCGTGGCGGAAGGCGAGCATTTCACCGCCTTCGTGCCGGCCGCGGCGAAGTGGCCGGTGGAGGTCATGCTCATGGCCAATCGGGACGTGCCGGATTTCGCGGCGCTCACCGACGTCGAGAAGGACGAGCTGACCCGCATGTATCTTGACCTGCTCGGTCGCATGGACCGGTTCTTCGAGGGCGTCGAACGCACGCCGTACATCGCGTCGTGGAATCAGGCGCCGGTGGGGGAGGACCGGGAGCACGGTCGTCTGCATCTGCAGCTGTACTCGATGATGCGATCTCCGGGGCGCATGAAGTTCCTGGCCGGATCGGAGTCGGGCCAGGGCGCCTGGATTTCCGACACGACGCCGGAGCGCATCGCGGACCGGTTCCGCGAGATCGGCGGGGCGCGGTGGTCGCCGACGCGTGACGATGCCACCGGCGCCGCCGATGCGACCGCCCTGTTTACCAGGGCTTTCGGCACTGCTCCCGCGGGAGTGTGGGCCGCGCCCGGCCGGGTGAACCTCATCGGCGAGCACGTCGATTACGCCGGCGGCATCTGCCTGCCCTTCGCGCTGTCGCAGCGCACGTGGGTGGCCGTGGCGCCGCGCGACGATGGCCGGTACCGCCTCGTGTCCTCGATGGGCGGGGACGACCCGCAGATCGTGGAGGTCGGCGTCGACGAGGTCGGCCCCGGAAAGCCGAAGAACTGGACCGGGTACGTGGTCGGCGCGATCTGGGCGCAGCAGCAGGCCGGACTGTTGCCGAAGGATCTCGGCGGCTTCGACATCGCCGTGACCTCGGATGTGCCGATCGGCGGCGGGCTGTCCAGCTCGGCCGCGCTGGAATGCTCGGCGGCGTTGGCGGCGTACGAGCTGACCGTCGGACCCATCGGCGCCCCGGGCGAAGAGAAGGGCTCCGAGGTGCGCGCCGCGTTGGTGGCCGCGTGCATCAGCGCCGAAAACGACGTCGTCGGCGCGTCCACCGGTGGCCTGGATCAGCGGATTTCGCTGTTCGGGCAGGCCGGCAACGCCCTGGCCATCGACTACGCCGACGATTCCGCGGTGCAGGTGCCCTGCGATTTGCCCGCGCATGACCTGGCCATTCTCGTCATCGACACCAAGGCGCCGCACTTCCTGGCCGACGGCCAGTATGCCTCGCGTCGCGGCGTCATCGACGCGGTGACCGAGGGGCTGGGAGCGGCATCGCTTCGCGACGTCGACGACGCGGAGACCGCAGCCGCCGAGTGGGCGCGGAAGAACGTGCCCAATGGTGCGGATGCACGGGAATGGGAACGCGTCGTCGTCAAGCGCGTGCGACACGTCGTATCCGAAATCGAGCGCACCGCGACCGCGATCGAGCAGCTCAAGGCGGGTGACATGGCCTCGTTCGGCGAGTCGATGTGCGCCAGCCACGCCTCGCTGCGCGACGACTACGAGGTAACCTGCCCCGAGCTGGACCTGGCCGTGGACACCGCGATGGAGCACGGGGCGGTCGGAGCGCGCATGACCGGCGGCGGATTCGGCGGCAGCGCCATCGCCCTGGTCGACGCCGCGCAGGTGCGGCCGGTGGCCGACGCCATCGCCGGGGCATTCTCCGATGCGGGTTTCCGGCCCCCGGAGTTCCTCGTGGCGGTGCCGTCCGACGGCGCGGAAAAGATCGCATGA
- a CDS encoding DUF2786 domain-containing protein has translation MRGDIRDKVRKLLNQAADREGTPEGDVFRDKAFELIVRYGLDPEKLGDPADAGAEMKVVELDMSGAYQRQQVGLLHALAKALHCEVVLWAGGRGIGRSADRGTLIGAVRHVERVQLLFSVLCPHMLAGAARLRAGSAAATAQWRRSYMIGFTTVVGDRLAVMEHRAATRASEAPGDGEADGGGGTNAMLVLRDDAQRANDEMRRRYPHLRRTTSRARIDGDAFRHGCAAGHDADLGQTRVAGVRALGA, from the coding sequence ATGCGGGGAGACATCCGCGACAAGGTCCGCAAGCTGCTCAATCAGGCGGCGGACCGGGAGGGCACGCCGGAAGGCGACGTGTTCCGCGACAAGGCGTTCGAACTGATCGTGCGGTACGGGTTGGATCCGGAGAAGCTGGGTGACCCGGCGGATGCTGGAGCGGAGATGAAGGTCGTGGAGCTGGACATGTCCGGGGCGTATCAGCGCCAGCAGGTCGGACTGCTCCATGCCCTGGCCAAGGCGCTGCACTGCGAGGTCGTGCTGTGGGCCGGCGGCCGCGGGATCGGTCGCAGCGCCGATCGGGGGACGCTCATCGGCGCGGTCAGGCACGTCGAGCGCGTCCAACTGCTGTTCTCGGTGCTGTGCCCGCACATGTTGGCCGGTGCCGCGCGGTTGCGGGCGGGTAGTGCGGCGGCGACGGCGCAGTGGCGGCGGTCGTACATGATCGGATTCACCACGGTTGTCGGAGATCGACTCGCGGTCATGGAACACCGCGCGGCGACCCGGGCGAGTGAGGCTCCCGGGGACGGCGAGGCAGATGGGGGCGGTGGGACGAACGCCATGCTGGTGCTCAGGGATGATGCGCAGCGGGCCAACGACGAAATGCGCCGCAGGTATCCGCACCTGCGGCGCACGACCTCGAGGGCCCGGATCGACGGCGACGCGTTCAGGCACGGGTGCGCCGCCGGACACGACGCCGACCTCGGGCAGACCAGGGTGGCCGGCGTGCGGGCCCTGGGCGCGTGA
- a CDS encoding MDR family MFS transporter has translation MSSAESAHDGGSKPNDERMETPSGRSPYLAIYVLLAAAFIAILNETVMSVAIPVIKADLDITATLAQWVTTAFLLTMAVVIPVTGFLISKLTLRQLFVVSEGLFVAGTVIGALAPNFTVVIVGRVIQAAGTAVLLPLLMTTVLRLVPEQNRGTMMGNLSIVIAVAPAIGPTVSGFILKLAGNNWHMLFWTMLPIGAAALIVGTVLLPSFGERSDKRIDVISVLLSAVGFGVTVYGLSLVGTDAGAALWISLAVGLTSLVLFGLRQFRLARTDSALLDLRVFRTKSFSISTAILSLGMVAMFGVIIILPLYLALRGVEVLTIGLMLMPGPLVMGLMGPFVGRLYDKYGPRPLVPPGAVMVTLGILGLALIGLHTPLWWIIAAHIVLEIGLGLLFTPLFTWGLSDLPQNLYPDGSAVVNTLQQVFGAVGTAAFVAIAAAATATMTSSTTPTIAETIGGYRIALWVGVGIGVITIALSTQVRRTRKRIELE, from the coding sequence ATGTCCAGCGCCGAGTCCGCCCACGACGGCGGTTCGAAGCCGAACGACGAACGGATGGAGACCCCGTCGGGCCGGAGCCCGTACCTGGCCATCTACGTCCTCCTGGCCGCCGCGTTCATCGCGATCCTCAACGAGACCGTCATGAGCGTCGCCATCCCCGTCATCAAGGCCGACCTCGACATCACCGCGACCCTGGCCCAGTGGGTCACCACGGCGTTTCTGCTGACGATGGCCGTGGTCATCCCCGTCACCGGTTTCCTCATCTCGAAGTTGACGTTGCGGCAGCTGTTCGTCGTGTCCGAGGGGCTGTTCGTGGCGGGCACGGTGATCGGTGCGTTGGCCCCGAACTTCACCGTCGTCATCGTCGGCCGCGTCATCCAGGCCGCGGGCACCGCGGTGCTGCTGCCGTTGCTGATGACCACGGTGCTGCGCCTGGTTCCCGAGCAGAACCGCGGCACGATGATGGGCAATCTGTCGATCGTCATCGCCGTCGCCCCGGCCATCGGCCCGACGGTGTCCGGTTTCATCCTGAAGTTGGCCGGCAACAACTGGCACATGCTGTTCTGGACGATGCTGCCCATCGGCGCCGCGGCGCTGATCGTCGGCACGGTTCTGCTCCCCTCCTTCGGCGAACGCTCCGACAAGCGCATCGACGTGATCTCGGTGCTGTTGTCGGCGGTCGGTTTCGGCGTGACCGTCTACGGCCTGTCCCTGGTGGGCACCGACGCCGGCGCGGCGCTGTGGATCTCCCTGGCCGTGGGCCTGACGTCGCTGGTCCTGTTCGGCCTGCGCCAGTTCCGTCTGGCCCGGACGGACTCGGCGCTGCTGGATCTGCGGGTGTTCCGCACGAAGAGCTTCTCCATTTCCACGGCCATCCTGTCGCTCGGCATGGTGGCCATGTTCGGCGTGATCATCATCCTCCCGCTGTACCTGGCCCTGCGCGGCGTCGAGGTGCTGACCATCGGCCTGATGCTCATGCCGGGACCGCTGGTGATGGGCCTGATGGGCCCGTTCGTCGGCCGCCTGTACGACAAGTACGGACCGCGTCCGCTGGTGCCCCCGGGAGCCGTGATGGTGACGCTGGGCATCCTGGGCCTGGCGCTCATCGGTTTGCACACGCCGCTGTGGTGGATCATCGCCGCCCACATCGTGTTGGAAATCGGCCTGGGCCTGCTGTTCACCCCGCTGTTCACCTGGGGCCTGAGCGATCTTCCGCAGAATCTCTATCCGGATGGTTCCGCGGTGGTCAACACCCTGCAGCAGGTTTTCGGCGCGGTCGGCACCGCCGCGTTCGTGGCCATCGCCGCCGCGGCCACCGCGACGATGACGTCGTCGACCACTCCGACCATCGCCGAGACCATCGGCGGCTACCGCATCGCCCTGTGGGTGGGCGTCGGCATCGGCGTGATCACCATCGCCCTGTCGACCCAGGTCAGGCGCACCCGCAAGCGCATCGAACTGGAATAG
- the dapB gene encoding 4-hydroxy-tetrahydrodipicolinate reductase yields the protein MGNIKVGVLGAKGKVGSTICEAVEAADDLDLVAALDFGDDLATLSEAGAEVIVDFTQPDAVMGNLEYCLANGIHAVVGTTGFTPERLDQVRAWIDAGAEGRKSNVLIAPNFAISAVLTMRFSEIAAPYFESAEVIEMHHPHKKDSPSGTAIHTAEGIARARREAGMSAQPDATEQSLEGSRGADVEGVPVHAVRMTGAVAHETVIFGTEGQSLTIKQDSYSRTSFVPGVLVGVRKIADHEGLTVGLESYLGL from the coding sequence ATGGGCAACATCAAGGTCGGCGTGCTCGGCGCCAAGGGCAAGGTCGGATCCACCATCTGCGAGGCCGTGGAAGCGGCCGACGACCTCGACCTGGTCGCCGCGCTGGACTTCGGCGACGACCTGGCGACGCTGAGCGAAGCCGGCGCCGAGGTCATCGTCGACTTCACTCAGCCCGACGCCGTGATGGGCAACCTCGAGTACTGCCTGGCCAACGGCATCCACGCCGTCGTCGGCACGACCGGCTTCACCCCGGAACGCCTTGACCAGGTCCGCGCCTGGATCGACGCCGGCGCCGAAGGCCGCAAGTCCAACGTGCTCATCGCCCCGAACTTCGCCATCTCCGCCGTGCTCACCATGCGCTTCTCCGAGATCGCCGCCCCGTACTTCGAGTCGGCCGAAGTCATCGAGATGCATCACCCGCACAAGAAGGACTCCCCGTCGGGCACCGCCATCCACACCGCCGAAGGCATCGCGCGGGCTCGTCGTGAGGCGGGAATGTCGGCCCAGCCCGACGCCACCGAGCAGTCCCTCGAAGGATCCCGCGGCGCCGACGTCGAAGGCGTGCCCGTCCACGCGGTGCGCATGACCGGCGCGGTGGCCCACGAAACCGTCATCTTCGGAACCGAAGGCCAGTCCCTGACCATCAAGCAGGACTCCTACTCGCGGACGTCCTTCGTGCCGGGCGTGCTCGTCGGCGTGCGCAAGATCGCCGACCACGAGGGCCTGACCGTCGGCCTCGAGTCCTACCTGGGCCTGTAA
- the thyX gene encoding FAD-dependent thymidylate synthase produces MSEIVGLSAQLIASTQFTTPADIDWDTDADGGEALIEFAGRACYETWDKPNPRTATNEGYLRHVLEVGHTSLFEHASASIYVRGLSRSCSQELIRHRHFSFSQLSQRFVPDTANRVVAPAAIAEDPELVRLFEAVVDQSRFAYQELLDALEEKWAEEPNALLRRKQARQAARAVLPNATETRIVVTGNYRSWRHFIGMRATEHADSEIRALAVACLRELQAVAPTAFGDFEVSRLRDGSVVASSPYAFEG; encoded by the coding sequence ATGTCCGAGATCGTGGGACTGAGCGCACAGCTCATCGCCTCGACGCAGTTCACCACGCCCGCCGACATCGACTGGGACACCGACGCCGACGGCGGTGAAGCCCTCATCGAATTCGCCGGCCGCGCCTGCTACGAAACCTGGGACAAACCCAACCCGCGCACCGCGACCAACGAGGGATACCTCCGGCACGTCCTCGAAGTCGGCCACACCAGCCTCTTCGAACACGCGTCGGCGTCGATCTACGTCCGCGGCCTGTCCCGGTCCTGCTCGCAGGAACTGATCCGCCACCGCCACTTCTCCTTCTCGCAGCTGTCCCAGCGGTTCGTTCCCGACACCGCCAACCGCGTCGTCGCGCCGGCCGCCATCGCCGAAGACCCCGAACTGGTCCGGCTGTTCGAGGCGGTCGTCGACCAGTCGCGCTTCGCCTACCAGGAACTGCTCGACGCGCTCGAGGAGAAGTGGGCCGAGGAACCCAACGCGCTGCTGCGCCGCAAACAGGCGCGCCAGGCGGCGCGGGCCGTCCTGCCCAACGCCACCGAAACACGTATCGTGGTCACCGGTAACTACCGTTCGTGGCGGCATTTCATCGGAATGCGGGCCACGGAACACGCGGATTCGGAAATCCGGGCACTGGCGGTGGCGTGCCTGCGCGAACTGCAGGCGGTCGCGCCGACGGCGTTCGGCGATTTCGAGGTCAGCCGCCTCCGCGACGGCTCCGTCGTCGCGTCGAGCCCGTACGCATTTGAAGGATAA
- the dapA gene encoding 4-hydroxy-tetrahydrodipicolinate synthase, whose protein sequence is MTTGFASNRGVDAFGTVAVAMVTPFDADGALDVDAGVRLAGHLTDNGCDSLILAGTTGESPTTTTAEKIELLRAVRAELGDSVKLVAGAGTNDTTESIELAKASAEAGADSLLVVTPYYSKPSQEGIYRHFTAVADATDLEVCLYDIPPRSVIPIETDTIFRLAEHPRITAVKDAKGDLGSAAHIIANTGLAWYSGDDVVNLPWLSIGATGFISVVGHAAPRKLADLRDQFDAGQLDAARETHASMTPLFRAQGRLGGVSFAKAALQLQGIQTGDPRMPQIPPTPEQLDLLAADLREAGVL, encoded by the coding sequence ATGACCACTGGATTCGCTTCGAACCGAGGCGTCGATGCCTTCGGCACCGTCGCCGTCGCCATGGTGACACCGTTTGACGCTGATGGCGCCCTGGACGTCGATGCAGGCGTGCGACTGGCCGGTCACCTGACCGACAACGGTTGCGATTCGCTCATCCTCGCCGGCACGACCGGCGAGTCCCCGACGACGACCACCGCCGAGAAGATCGAGCTGCTGCGCGCCGTGCGCGCCGAGCTCGGCGACTCGGTGAAGCTGGTCGCCGGCGCCGGGACCAACGACACGACGGAGTCCATCGAACTCGCCAAGGCCTCCGCCGAGGCGGGCGCGGACTCCCTGCTGGTGGTTACGCCGTATTACTCGAAGCCGAGCCAGGAGGGCATCTACCGGCACTTCACGGCCGTCGCCGACGCGACGGACCTGGAGGTCTGCCTGTACGACATCCCGCCGCGCTCGGTCATTCCGATTGAAACGGACACTATTTTCCGTCTCGCGGAGCACCCCCGCATCACCGCGGTCAAGGACGCCAAGGGCGACCTCGGCTCCGCCGCGCACATCATCGCCAACACGGGCCTGGCCTGGTACTCCGGCGACGACGTGGTGAATCTGCCGTGGCTGTCGATCGGCGCCACCGGCTTCATCTCCGTCGTCGGCCACGCCGCGCCCCGCAAGCTCGCCGACCTGCGCGACCAGTTCGACGCCGGTCAGCTCGATGCCGCCCGCGAGACCCATGCTTCCATGACCCCGCTTTTCCGCGCCCAGGGCCGCCTGGGCGGGGTGAGCTTCGCCAAGGCAGCGCTGCAGCTGCAGGGCATTCAGACAGGAGACCCCCGTATGCCTCAGATTCCCCCGACCCCGGAGCAGCTCGATCTGCTCGCCGCCGACCTGCGAGAGGCCGGTGTCCTCTAA